The nucleotide sequence GTCTGTCCAGCCTATGTATTTCTTCTCATCATTTTCTTTCGTTCGTCCGTGACGAATTAATGTAATAACCAAATAATCATCCATAACAAAGCTTCAGTCCCTTCGACCGTGGCCCCTAATGTATCACCAGTAATGCCACCGAAAGCTCTTTTACAAAAGTTATAAAATCCTACAAAACAGACGACACTCCCCACAAAGAGAAAAGCTATTGGAACAATCAAGTTCACAGAAGTTAATGTGATGACAAGGACGAATAAAAAAATATAAATCCCGTAATAAATCCAAATCGTTTTCGAAGCGGCTTGTTGAAAGAGCGCCGCAAGCCCTTCGTTTTTCGCTAAGGGGCTATGAAGTAAGATTCCCCCCATCACAAGACGGGATAAAAAGGGCACAAGCGCAAATAAAAGAAACGTATCATTTGATAAATCTTCGATGATTTCATAGCTAAACACCCATTTAAAAGCAAGTAAAAAAAGTAATGATACTACCCCAAATGTTCCAACCCTTGGATCTTTCATAATTTCTAACCGCCTTGAGCGCTCACGATACGAAAAATACCCATCACTCATATCCACCCATCCGTCAAGATGAATTCCTCCCGTCATGACAAAAAACGAAAAGAAAAATAAGAGACTCATGAAAAGAGAAGAAAGGTCCGTAAACGTGTGAAGAAACCATAAAATGAGACTACCCACTCCTCCTATAAAAGCCCCGACAAGTGGAAGGGAAGCAACTGCTCCAGCTAATCGCTTATCGTCTAGCGGGAAGTTTTTTCGAATCGGAATGATTGTAAAAAATTGAAAGGCAATCAAGAGGCCTGTCCAGCTCTTACCCATGCTGCTCCCTCCATGCGGTCATAATCTCTAGAAGCTTTTGAACGTCTAAATGTTTCTCGACATGAGCAGCGAGGTTTTCATACTGATTCATCTTCTCCTTCTCCATTGAGACCATCTTTTGTTCCGGAAGTCCTTTTCTTCCCCTAAGCTTATTGAGCCAAGCTGTTCGGAATAAATCATTATGGAAAAGGTTATGTACGTAAGTTCCAAGGATACACCCGTCTTCTATCGAGACTCCTTCCGCTTCATTTTCTACCATTAATAAAGGAGTGTGAGGTCCTTGAAACATCGTTTGTCCGAGGTGAATTTCATACCCACGAACTGGTAAACTTGAAAATCCACTTAATGGGTGTGTCGTTCCTTCTGTTTGAATCGTTTTTTTCCATTGTGAAAAAGTCGTCACTGCTGGAATAAGGTTGAAACCTGCTGTATTGTATCCGCTTATTCCGGTATCTGTTCCGTATTCATCAATTAACTGTTTGGAAAGCATCTGGTAACCACCACAAATGCCAACGATGGTTCCACCGCTTTGCACAAATGTTTTGATACGTTGCTCCAAGCCTGAGGCCCGTAACGAATGTAAATCGGAAATCGTACTTTTCGTTCCGGGAATGATCACCGCATCTGGATTTCCAAACTCACTTAACGTAGAAACCATTCGAACCGATACCCCCTCTTCAAATAAAAAAGGTTCAGCATCTGTATAGTTCGAGATATACGGAAGCTTCATCACTGCAATATCGATTTCACTTACTTCCTGCGATTGAAAGCGAGCCGAAATCGATAATGAATCTTCTCCGCTAATTGCATGGTCAACATACGGAATAACGCCTAATACAGGAATACCCGTCTTCTCTTCCAACCACTTTCGACCGGATTCAAATAATGATTGATCACCCCGAAATTTATTAATTATGATTCCTTTTACCCGTTTTCGTTCTGTTTCACTTAGAAGAGTTAACGTTCCGATGATGCTGGCAAACACGCCCCCTCGGTCAATGTCAGCCACTAAAATGACCGGGACATCCGCTATCTCGGCTACTTTCATGTTAACAAGCTCCCGGTCGTTCAAATTAATTTCAACTGGGCTACCGGCCCCTTCAATGACGACAGCTTCAAATTGTTCGCTTAATTTCGCTAAAGAGGATTGGATGACTTCCAACCCTTTTTCATAAAACGTGTCCCGATATTCCCGTCCACCTAACGATTGATAGCGCTTACCAAGCAGAACAATCTCCGCTTTTTCATCGCTTTGTGGCTTTAATAAGATCGGATTCATTTCAACCGATGCTTCAATATTTGCGGCTTCAGCTTGTATTCCTTGCGCTCGGCCAATTTCTTTTCCATCCTTTGTGACATATGAATTGTTCGACATGTTTTGCGATTTAAAAGGGGTTACTTTGTATCCCCGTTGATGAAGAATGGTACAAAGGGCAGTACAAATGAGGCTTTTTCCCACATCAGAAGCCGTCCCTTGAATCATCAATCCGTTCATGCCATACTCCTTTCTTCCAAATAGGAATGCCTGCCTCCATCATGACTGATAACGTACTATGATGAACGAGGTGTTGATGCAGTTTATTAAGTACACGAATAAAAGAATGAACCATCGGGAAACGATTCGTATCAAAGGCAAGTTCATTAGAAACGATGACAAGCGTGTCACTTGCTTGATCAATTTCATGCAACTCCTTTGCAATCGAACGAATCAGTTCATCTTGATATTCAATTTGTTCATACGTTCTCATGTCAGCAAACATTTCATTGTTCACGAGGTTCGTTAAGCAGTCGATTAAGACGATTTCATCTCCTGTTAAATGTGCGGTCACTTCGCGAATATGCTGCTGTTGTTCGATCGTTTTCCACTCGATGCCTGATTGTACCCGACGTTTTTGATGGAGCAAAATGCGCTGTTCCATTTCAGAATCGACGATGGCTGACGTGGCGACGTAATGAACTGGGCTCATCTTCTGTTTCGCTCGTTCGATACAAAAGCGCTCAGCCCACGAACTTTTCCCACTTCGAACCCCACCGGTTACAAACACCATCATGACGAACACCTTTCTTGAATAACTTCGAGTAAACGGTCGTTTTCTTCTTTCGTCCGAATAGAAAAGCGTAAGTAATCTCCCTTTAGTCCTCGGAAATTCATCGTGTGCCGTGCAACAATTCCCTTTTTTAATAAATACGTCAACCACTCTTCGGAGGAGATTGATTCATGCTTCATTAAATAATAATTCACCCGACTATCGGAAATGCGAAAGCCATATTCTCTTAATAAAGGAAATAGACGCATTCGTTCCGTTGCGATTTTCATTTTCGTATCTGTCACGAATGCCTCATCTTTTAAACAGAGCTCACCTATTTGTTGGGCAAGTGCATTGACACTCCATTCCACCTGTGCTTGTTCAAGACGTTGAACAATTGATTTATCCGCCAAGCAATACCCTAAACGAAGACCAGCTATCGCATACATTTTCGTTAAAGAACGTAAGATGATTACATTCGGAAAGGTCGCACGATGTGATTTCATCGAAACATCCTCAACGGAAAAATCAACAAATGCCTCATCAATGAATACAAGTACATGTCGTTCGTGACAAGCCTTTATCAGCTTTAACAGCTCTTGTTTTTCATGCACCGTTCCGGTTGGATTATTCGGGTTGCAAATAAAAATGCCCTTTACCCCTTCTAATTGTTCAATGAGTTCATCTGCTTTCAACTTCCACCCGTTCGCTTCCGTTACGATATGAGAAATGACGGAACTATCCACTTTTGCACAAGCCTTTCCGTATTCTGAAAATGTCGGTTCGACAATGATTACCTTTTGTTTTTCTAGAAGTGTGTTAGCGAGTAAATGAATCACTTCCGCTGCGCCATTTCCGACAAACACCGTTTCAATTGGAACGTTTTCTTTTTCGGCAATCGCTTGACGTAATGACAGGCTTTTCGGGTCTGGATAGTCATGAATGATGTCATAAAAATTACGCCAACGTTCGATAATCGATCGTGGTGTTCCATATGGGTTGATGTTTACACTGAAATCGATCATTGATTGTGGAATTGGGAGATTAAGAGATTCATATAAATAAGAAGGATTGGATCCATGCGACGGCCATTCCAACGATTCCACCTCCAAGTACAAAACTAGTATTCGTTCGCTGCATCATTCGGACACTTTCACAAATGTGGACTGCTTTTAATGCTTTAAGCGCATCCCCAAGTCGCGCTCGTTTTGAAATAATTCCTTTATAGGTATTCGTTCCTCCTAATTGAATCCCTAAGAGTGCAGCCATGGCTGTTTCTGGAAAGCCGCTGTTTGGACTTGGGTGTTTTTTCGCATCCCGCTTAAGCAGACGGAAACATTGACGCTTTGTTTGATCTGAACGGTTCACAAAAATCATGAGAACAGCCGTTAATCGACTCGGGATATAATTTAAAAAGTCATCCCATTTTGCTGCGGCAAAACCAAATTGTCTATACCTCGGACTCGTGTACCCGACCATTGCATCGGCTGTGTTGGCAACACGGTACAACACGGCGAGTGGAGCTCCTCCAATAAACGCCCAAAATAACGGCGCAATAACTGAATCGCTCGTATTTTCTGCGACCGTTTCCACCGTTCCTCTCACAATTTCCCCTTCCGTTAGCGTTTCCGTATCGCGTCCGACAATCCAGGAAAGCTTTTCACGCGCTTGTGGTAGCTGATTTTGCGAGAGTGGCTCATACACATCCATCGCCGCGTCCTTTAAGCTTTTTTCGGCAATCATAAACGTCAATAAAACCATTTCGACCACGATGCCAATAGCCAAATGAAGGCGATACGATACGTATACAAGTATCATGGCTGAAGCTGTAAAAACAACGGATACCGTAATCAGCATTAAAAAGCCGAGCGATGTTTGGTAACGATTGCGATTCCATTTTGATTCTAAAAACCCTATGAATGATCCCATCCACCTCACAGGATGCGGCAGATGCTTCGGGTCCCCCATCCACTTATCAAGTAAATATGCCAACACAACAATAAGCACGTGCGTCATCATGGTATCATCCGCCTTTTATAGGCTAAAAGGGCGCGAACTGTACATTCATAAACCCCTTTTCCGATTAACTTTCCTGCTTTCGTAATCGTACCTGCATAGTCAATCGTTTCTCCTTGTTGCGTGGCAGCAATTAAGATGCTATCGGTTGAGGTTCCTGTAGCAATCGTGTTTGTGACCGTGTCTTTTATTTTTTCATCGGCCATCGCTTTTGCTTTCGCTTCAGTTGCGGTCATGACCGCTTGGATAAACGCTTCATCCGATAAATTTCCTTCAATCAACACCCATGTGTTAATCGTTCCCGCATAGCTTTCAAACACATGCTTTTCGCATTCCGCAACATTAACCGCATTGCTGACACCTGCGGTTACTACTACAACGACCTTAATTTCACCATCGCTCCATTCATCGATGGCCACATCAGTGAGGTTTGCAGCTGTCATCATGCCGACTGTCTCCTTCGGATGAAAATGGTGCTTTTGTAAATACATCTCCATCTCACTTTTGACGTCATCGCATTTGTAATTTTTTGGGACGTGACGATTGACAAACGAACGATACCAACCAAACCCAGCTCCAATCACTCCAGAAGAGAGTGTTTTCAACGGTTTCGGTAATTGAAGAGAAATGATTTCATTCGACACAGCAATATCGCTTGAGCGAAAAACGGTCTTATTTTCTTCTTGAAACGGATGAGCAATCATTACTTGTGGCTTTGGCAACTCAGGATGTGGTCGCTTTTTCACAGACGTTTCGTATACTCGTTCGATGAGCTTTTCCTCCACGACATGATTGGGGTCATCCAGAGCCATTTGCCTGCCATCTTTCATCAATAACAACCGGTCGCAATACAAGCTCGCTAAGTTTAAATCATGGAAGATAGATATAACCGTTAACCCTTTTTGAATGGACCACTCTTTTAAGTGATCAAGAAGTTGTTTTTGATGGGAGATATCCAAGTGGTTCGTCGGTTCGTCTAACAATAAGAGAACAGGTTCTTGCGCGAGGGCTTGCGCTAAAAACACGCGCTGTTTTTCTCCGCCGCTTAATTCACTTAAGCGATGATTGGCATACGCCTCAATTTCCGTAATGGCCATTGCCTCCGTTACAACCTTCTCATCCTTTTCCGTCCATTGTTTAAATAATCCTTTTTGAAACGGATAGCGACCGAGGGACACCGTTTCTTTCACGGTGTATTCGAACGAAGCGCTTTGCATTTGCGGCAAGACTGCGACTTTTTTAGCCAATTGTTTCGCCGAAAAATGTGATAAAGGCTTATCTTCTAATGAAATGGTTCCTGTTTTCACCGAAATGAGCCCGCTGATCATTTTTAGTAAAGTTGTCTTTCCGCTTCCATTCGGACCTAAAATACCGAAAAACTCTCCCTTCTCTACCGTAAAGTTAAGGTCATGAACAATCGTTTCCCCGTGATATCCTCCTGAAATGTTCTCCACTTGTAACATCGTTATCCTCTTCTTTCTACCCGTTGTCGAATTAAAATGATGGCAAAAATCGGTGCGCCAATTAAAGCCGTAATGACTCCAATCGGAAGCTCCGTTGGTGATATAATGGTTCGGGCGACTAAGTCTGCACACATTAAAAACGCTGCGCCAAAGAGCATCGAAAGCGGCAATAAATGACGGTGGTCAGGGCCAAAGAGCAATCTGATTAAATGTGGAATGACTAGTCCGACAAATCCGATCGTACCTGAGACGGCAACGGCCGCCCCTGTTAAAATAGATGCCGCAAACAAGATGAATAGCTTTTTCTTCCGCGTATCCACCCCTAAATAATGAGCTTTCTCTTCCCCAAACGACAAGGCATTGAGGGTAGTTCCTTGGAAAACTAAAAGAATCGAGCCAATGAAAAAAAACGGCGCAATTAATTGAACGTACTCCCATCCGCGCATCGACACGCTTCCTAATAACCATGTAATAATCTGTCGTAACTCTTCACCCGTTAACGCAATCATTAAAGAAATAAATGCACTTAAAAAGGAACTCGTAATAATTCCTGTTAAAATAATCGTTTCCATTTTCATCGAACGCTCAATCATTTGCGTAAAAACTAACACGATGAAAAGAGTAATAAACCCTGTCACAATGCTTATAAATGGGAGAGTTAGTTGTCCTAAAAAGGGAATTTGAATCCCAAAAAACAAAACGAAAACAGCACCTAAAGATGCGCCTGATGAAATCCCTAGCGTGTATGGGTCGGCAAGTGGATTTTGCAATAATCCTTGAAAGGCGGCTCCTGCAAGGGCTAAAGAAGCCCCAACAAGACCCGCCAATAATACGCGTGGTAACCGTATGTCCAACACGATATTTTCGTGCATTTTTTCAGTCGTCGGCAGCAATTCAGTTTCAAACAGGGCGTGTGAAAATATATCTAATATCGTACGCACTGGAATATGAATGGTCCCGATTGATATCGAAATCAACAACGACACGACGAAAAATATCGACACGATACCATACGGCATGATTTTATTCGTTTGCAAAAACGTCTGGATAGATGGCTTTTGCAAGCTCTTCGACTCCTTCAACGAGACGTGGACCGGAACGCGTTACTTTATCCGAATTCACATCGTATACGCTTTTCGTTTGAATTGCACTCACATCTTGCCACCCATCACGTGAAAGAACTTGTTCAACTGCATCTGGCGTGTAATACCCATACGTTGTAATGATGACGTCTGGATTCTTTTCAATGACTGCTTCTTCAGAAACTTGCGGCCATCCTTCTTCTTCAATGATGTTTTTCGCATTGATGATCATTAGCATTTCATCCATGAACGTCCCTTTACCTGTTGTATAAAGAGTTGGGTCCACTTCGACAAACACAGACTTTTGATCAGCTTCAGCAATTTCAGAAGCTTTCGCCTTAATGTCAGCTACTTTTGCTTTCATTTCTTCCACAACTGTCGCCGCTTCATCCTTAGCACCTGTTAGCGTCCCAATTGTTTCAATTGTTTTGTACACTTGCTCAAAAGACGTAGCATCTTCAACGACAAACACAGGAATGCCCGCATTTTTCAGCTGATTTAAACCTTCTTCTGAATTATGTGCACCTGACGCATGCGCCAACACTAAATCTGGTTGTAACGAAATGATTTTTTCAACATTAAAGTCCATGCCACCGATTTTTTCGATGGACGTAACCTCTTCTGGGTAGTTGTCAAAGTCCGTCACACCTACCACTTTATCGCCTAAACCAAGTTCAAACGCAATCTCTGTATTACTCGGAATAAGCGAGACAATTTGCTTCGGCTCTTCCTCAATTGTCACTTCTTCACCGAGTGCATCGGTTACCGTTACCGGAAAAGCTGCCTCTACATTTTCAGTCGTTTCTTGATTTTGTGTGTTTGGTTCTTCGCTTTCATTAGCCGCATTACATCCAGCTAGCACAGAAAGCGATAAAAGAAACGCAGCCAATAATAAATGTAGCTTCTTCATCTTTTTGTTTCCCCCTTTAGTATGTATCAAGCTGCTCGTCATAAAGGCTTTTATCTATTAAATGCCTCTTTGGTGAGCAAAAAAAAACATCTCCCAACGAATAGGAGATGTCGAAAACGGATGTCATCATCTGCTTATGTAAAAGCAAAAAACGGGTCGCCTCAACACCTCCCTATCCTCGTAGGGCTATCGGTGCACACAAACAGGCAGGTCTCCTGGCTCATGATCATCGCTCCTCAACCCTTCCCGTACCATTCGTACAGTGGGTGTATTTGAGTCGCTCCCATTCACAGTGGCGGGACCGCGTTGGATTTTCACCAACTTCCCTTTTAACTGACAGGATATGTCAGCACCTGTTTGATTTTGTATGAATTTGTCACACTGAGGTTATTATACACTATAATTTTGCGTTCGGGTAGAGTGAAAAATAAAAAATTATCTAAAATATCATATTATTATGATTAGGGATAAAGTGGATTCTTTCTCAATCGTTAACATTTGTACATGAAATACGTTTCCCCTACTGTTTCGCACTTTCAATAATCCCAAAGTCTTTAATTTCGATATTCGGTTTCACGTTGACGGTTGATTGTGAGAACACTTCAAACCATTTGTCCTCGATTTTTTTCCACTTTTCGTATTCATATGCTCTTGCGTATAGGCCAAACCCAACTGGGTCTATTTTTTGTTCCTGCATCCGCTTAATCAATTCTTCTGCTTTTTTCTCCATTTCGGTTTCAATCATTTTCGTTAACTTCTTTTTATCTTTTGCTTCTTCATTTTCTGTAACCACTTCTTCTAATGTGACATCCATCGAAATTTCGACCGTAAAGTCAAACGTACCGCCACTTTCCTTCACGGTGTAATCATAGTTCGCATTACTAATATTCATAGACACAACTTGTTCAGCATCGTTCAACTCTAAGATAAATGGCACAGGCTCGTTCACTTGTCTCGTTAAAATGAGAAGAATGGCACTATTATATATGTCTAGTGAGTCGACATACGTTCCTTTTTCATTTAGTAAAGCTATGCCGGTTACACGAATCCCATCTTTCACCGTTGCAAGCTCAGGAATATACGGGGTAACCGTTTTTTGTTCCACTTTCTTCCGAAATAACGCCAACGTTGTATCGGCGGTCGTTTCATTTTGATAGGCACTTTTGAGTAAGTTATTTAAAAAGATACCGAAACGCGGTTTATCAGGCGTTTCCAACCGTAGCAAATCATCGACTGGTCCGTTAAACATGACGACATACGCATTGGCACTACTTCGTGCATCTCGGTAAAAATAGTCAATAATAGGGAGTGGCTCTTCCTTTTCCAACAATTTTTTCGACAAAATCACAGCCTGAATTTTCCCGGTTACGACTGATCCGTTACTCATTACATCAAAATATTGCGCCGCTTCCCGAACGGAATTCGCTTGTACTTCTAGCACCTGACTTTTTTCCGATGCTTCAATGGAGAACACAGGACTCATTTGATAGAAAGTATACTTTTCTTCCTTCCCTTCATCGATGCCTAATACGAGCATCACGACCGTATCTTCAATGTCTAATACGTCTCCACAACCTGTAAGCATCAAAACGCAACAAATGATCCACCATTTTTTAACCATTTAATTCTCCTTCTTTTTCAACCGTTTTTTCACGAGAACAATAATGAGTAAAAGCAATGGAAACACATAAATTAACCAAAAGCCAAAGTTTGTCCAAATCCCGCCTATCGCTGATAACGTATCATGAGATGGATTATAAAGTATGGCTGTAATCGCTAGTAGGATCGCCAATACATATAAGACGTACTGATGATCTTTCCAGCTAACAATTTGTGTCACACCTAAAGACGAAAAAAGCAAAAAGGGAATTCCTGTCGTGGAGATTTGGAACATATAAACCGAGAGAAAGATAATCTCCAATCGCTCCAAAAAAGCAAATGAAATCGGTTTTAATAAACTGAGCGTTGGCCAAATTAATTCCTGTAAGTGATCTAAGTTAAAAACAACAAAACATGTAATCGTAATTTGTAAAAACACGATACACGTAATCGTGTTTGCGATAAAAATACCGAGATATGCTTTTTTTTGATCCTTTAAAAAGGGATATAAAATGAAAGCGACCTCAAATCCTAAAAAGGAGAAGATTGTCGTTTTCACACCCGCTAGAACTTCTTTCCAGTTCCCATCTAGAATAGGCATTAAGTTGAGCCACGTGGCATCTTTTAATGGCACTAATAAGACTAATGGCATCCAAAGCGTTAACAAAAAGATAAGCTGAGAATATCTACCGATGATCCGTACACCATTTCGCGCGATAAATACCCATGGGAAGAGCACTAAAAAAACGAGTAAAAAGTATAGCGTTTCAGGTAGAACCCACACAACTAAAATCCGAATCGTCGTCGTTAAAATAATGTATGACCCTATCGAAAAATAAACAACCCATACAAAAGCGATTAACCGACCAATCCATTTTCCAAACGTGCGGACTAATAAATCATAAATCGTATCTTTCGGATGCTGCTTCATTACGGTAATGATGATGAAGCTTCCGATTAAAGATACGACATACCCAATTAAAATGGATATCCATCCGCTCGTTTGAGCAACCGCTGCAATATCGCGGGGAAGGGTTAACACCCCGATGCCCACTTGAACACCGTTGATGATGAAAATGTATTGTAAAAGGGTTATGTCATTGAACATCGTTCGGTTCATTCGTATCACCTATTTTTTTTGATGTTTCACAAACTTCGTCCCCATTTTTGGTAAGCGAAGGATGAGATCTCCCCAATATTTAAACCGTGTTGGAGAGAATGGATTTCCATACGGTGTTCCAAGTGATTCTAGTGCAATTAAGTGCCCG is from Bacillus kexueae and encodes:
- a CDS encoding ABC transporter substrate-binding protein — translated: MKKLHLLLAAFLLSLSVLAGCNAANESEEPNTQNQETTENVEAAFPVTVTDALGEEVTIEEEPKQIVSLIPSNTEIAFELGLGDKVVGVTDFDNYPEEVTSIEKIGGMDFNVEKIISLQPDLVLAHASGAHNSEEGLNQLKNAGIPVFVVEDATSFEQVYKTIETIGTLTGAKDEAATVVEEMKAKVADIKAKASEIAEADQKSVFVEVDPTLYTTGKGTFMDEMLMIINAKNIIEEEGWPQVSEEAVIEKNPDVIITTYGYYTPDAVEQVLSRDGWQDVSAIQTKSVYDVNSDKVTRSGPRLVEGVEELAKAIYPDVFANE
- a CDS encoding cobyric acid synthase; the protein is MNGLMIQGTASDVGKSLICTALCTILHQRGYKVTPFKSQNMSNNSYVTKDGKEIGRAQGIQAEAANIEASVEMNPILLKPQSDEKAEIVLLGKRYQSLGGREYRDTFYEKGLEVIQSSLAKLSEQFEAVVIEGAGSPVEINLNDRELVNMKVAEIADVPVILVADIDRGGVFASIIGTLTLLSETERKRVKGIIINKFRGDQSLFESGRKWLEEKTGIPVLGVIPYVDHAISGEDSLSISARFQSQEVSEIDIAVMKLPYISNYTDAEPFLFEEGVSVRMVSTLSEFGNPDAVIIPGTKSTISDLHSLRASGLEQRIKTFVQSGGTIVGICGGYQMLSKQLIDEYGTDTGISGYNTAGFNLIPAVTTFSQWKKTIQTEGTTHPLSGFSSLPVRGYEIHLGQTMFQGPHTPLLMVENEAEGVSIEDGCILGTYVHNLFHNDLFRTAWLNKLRGRKGLPEQKMVSMEKEKMNQYENLAAHVEKHLDVQKLLEIMTAWREQHG
- a CDS encoding GerAB/ArcD/ProY family transporter, which translates into the protein MNRTMFNDITLLQYIFIINGVQVGIGVLTLPRDIAAVAQTSGWISILIGYVVSLIGSFIIITVMKQHPKDTIYDLLVRTFGKWIGRLIAFVWVVYFSIGSYIILTTTIRILVVWVLPETLYFLLVFLVLFPWVFIARNGVRIIGRYSQLIFLLTLWMPLVLLVPLKDATWLNLMPILDGNWKEVLAGVKTTIFSFLGFEVAFILYPFLKDQKKAYLGIFIANTITCIVFLQITITCFVVFNLDHLQELIWPTLSLLKPISFAFLERLEIIFLSVYMFQISTTGIPFLLFSSLGVTQIVSWKDHQYVLYVLAILLAITAILYNPSHDTLSAIGGIWTNFGFWLIYVFPLLLLIIVLVKKRLKKKEN
- a CDS encoding FecCD family ABC transporter permease; translated protein: MQKPSIQTFLQTNKIMPYGIVSIFFVVSLLISISIGTIHIPVRTILDIFSHALFETELLPTTEKMHENIVLDIRLPRVLLAGLVGASLALAGAAFQGLLQNPLADPYTLGISSGASLGAVFVLFFGIQIPFLGQLTLPFISIVTGFITLFIVLVFTQMIERSMKMETIILTGIITSSFLSAFISLMIALTGEELRQIITWLLGSVSMRGWEYVQLIAPFFFIGSILLVFQGTTLNALSFGEEKAHYLGVDTRKKKLFILFAASILTGAAVAVSGTIGFVGLVIPHLIRLLFGPDHRHLLPLSMLFGAAFLMCADLVARTIISPTELPIGVITALIGAPIFAIILIRQRVERRG
- a CDS encoding adenosylcobinamide amidohydrolase — its product is MLQVENISGGYHGETIVHDLNFTVEKGEFFGILGPNGSGKTTLLKMISGLISVKTGTISLEDKPLSHFSAKQLAKKVAVLPQMQSASFEYTVKETVSLGRYPFQKGLFKQWTEKDEKVVTEAMAITEIEAYANHRLSELSGGEKQRVFLAQALAQEPVLLLLDEPTNHLDISHQKQLLDHLKEWSIQKGLTVISIFHDLNLASLYCDRLLLMKDGRQMALDDPNHVVEEKLIERVYETSVKKRPHPELPKPQVMIAHPFQEENKTVFRSSDIAVSNEIISLQLPKPLKTLSSGVIGAGFGWYRSFVNRHVPKNYKCDDVKSEMEMYLQKHHFHPKETVGMMTAANLTDVAIDEWSDGEIKVVVVVTAGVSNAVNVAECEKHVFESYAGTINTWVLIEGNLSDEAFIQAVMTATEAKAKAMADEKIKDTVTNTIATGTSTDSILIAATQQGETIDYAGTITKAGKLIGKGVYECTVRALLAYKRRMIP
- the cobD gene encoding threonine-phosphate decarboxylase CobD, with translation MEWPSHGSNPSYLYESLNLPIPQSMIDFSVNINPYGTPRSIIERWRNFYDIIHDYPDPKSLSLRQAIAEKENVPIETVFVGNGAAEVIHLLANTLLEKQKVIIVEPTFSEYGKACAKVDSSVISHIVTEANGWKLKADELIEQLEGVKGIFICNPNNPTGTVHEKQELLKLIKACHERHVLVFIDEAFVDFSVEDVSMKSHRATFPNVIILRSLTKMYAIAGLRLGYCLADKSIVQRLEQAQVEWSVNALAQQIGELCLKDEAFVTDTKMKIATERMRLFPLLREYGFRISDSRVNYYLMKHESISSEEWLTYLLKKGIVARHTMNFRGLKGDYLRFSIRTKEENDRLLEVIQERCSS
- the cbiB gene encoding adenosylcobinamide-phosphate synthase CbiB; amino-acid sequence: MMTHVLIVVLAYLLDKWMGDPKHLPHPVRWMGSFIGFLESKWNRNRYQTSLGFLMLITVSVVFTASAMILVYVSYRLHLAIGIVVEMVLLTFMIAEKSLKDAAMDVYEPLSQNQLPQAREKLSWIVGRDTETLTEGEIVRGTVETVAENTSDSVIAPLFWAFIGGAPLAVLYRVANTADAMVGYTSPRYRQFGFAAAKWDDFLNYIPSRLTAVLMIFVNRSDQTKRQCFRLLKRDAKKHPSPNSGFPETAMAALLGIQLGGTNTYKGIISKRARLGDALKALKAVHICESVRMMQRTNTSFVLGGGIVGMAVAWIQSFLFI
- the cobS gene encoding adenosylcobinamide-GDP ribazoletransferase — encoded protein: MGKSWTGLLIAFQFFTIIPIRKNFPLDDKRLAGAVASLPLVGAFIGGVGSLILWFLHTFTDLSSLFMSLLFFFSFFVMTGGIHLDGWVDMSDGYFSYRERSRRLEIMKDPRVGTFGVVSLLFLLAFKWVFSYEIIEDLSNDTFLLFALVPFLSRLVMGGILLHSPLAKNEGLAALFQQAASKTIWIYYGIYIFLFVLVITLTSVNLIVPIAFLFVGSVVCFVGFYNFCKRAFGGITGDTLGATVEGTEALLWMIIWLLH
- a CDS encoding Ger(x)C family spore germination protein — translated: MVKKWWIICCVLMLTGCGDVLDIEDTVVMLVLGIDEGKEEKYTFYQMSPVFSIEASEKSQVLEVQANSVREAAQYFDVMSNGSVVTGKIQAVILSKKLLEKEEPLPIIDYFYRDARSSANAYVVMFNGPVDDLLRLETPDKPRFGIFLNNLLKSAYQNETTADTTLALFRKKVEQKTVTPYIPELATVKDGIRVTGIALLNEKGTYVDSLDIYNSAILLILTRQVNEPVPFILELNDAEQVVSMNISNANYDYTVKESGGTFDFTVEISMDVTLEEVVTENEEAKDKKKLTKMIETEMEKKAEELIKRMQEQKIDPVGFGLYARAYEYEKWKKIEDKWFEVFSQSTVNVKPNIEIKDFGIIESAKQ
- a CDS encoding bifunctional adenosylcobinamide kinase/adenosylcobinamide-phosphate guanylyltransferase — its product is MMVFVTGGVRSGKSSWAERFCIERAKQKMSPVHYVATSAIVDSEMEQRILLHQKRRVQSGIEWKTIEQQQHIREVTAHLTGDEIVLIDCLTNLVNNEMFADMRTYEQIEYQDELIRSIAKELHEIDQASDTLVIVSNELAFDTNRFPMVHSFIRVLNKLHQHLVHHSTLSVMMEAGIPIWKKGVWHERIDDSRDGF